The bacterium genome has a segment encoding these proteins:
- a CDS encoding NAD(P) transhydrogenase subunit alpha yields the protein MLATFLGFEVIRRVSPLLHTPLMSLTNAISAIAIIGSLVMAGEQRTALSTVLGTLAVTASMTNVVGGFLITDRMLRMFKRK from the coding sequence ATGCTGGCGACGTTCCTCGGCTTCGAGGTGATCCGCCGGGTCTCACCCCTGCTCCACACGCCGCTGATGTCGCTCACCAACGCGATTTCGGCCATCGCCATCATCGGCTCGCTCGTGATGGCCGGCGAGCAGCGGACGGCGCTCAGTACGGTGCTCGGCACGCTCGCCGTGACCGCGTCCATGACCAACGTGGTCGGCGGCTTTCTCATCACCGACCGCATGCTGCGGATGTTCAAGCGGAAGTAG